In Castanea sativa cultivar Marrone di Chiusa Pesio chromosome 6, ASM4071231v1, a single window of DNA contains:
- the LOC142638831 gene encoding uncharacterized protein LOC142638831: MFVLGATEQEIHATIKLFLGDFNEILCENDKLGGRQMNLNRALDFKSCLDDCNFLDLGFSGPKFTWLNRRQISDLILERIDRCFANPAWRTLYLEASVTYLPRDFPDHCLVLLELTRPPPTATEKPFRFHTMWMHHPDFPNVVRKTWEPNPNLQTAVKSFVDNAKQWNKSVFGNIFARKKRVLARLNEAQKALSNGPNCFLIHLERSLIEEYNLIMQQEEEYWALKYRLNWATYDDSNTSFFHVSTLVKRHRNKIRMLKNFVGSGLPMKRGSKTTYSRALKRFSKRSFKLPPLIQGSTILVAAPLLRKRGPFWMPLSWKKKLGKAFGL; encoded by the exons ATGTTTGTACTGGGTGCCACAGAACAAGAGATTCATGCCACTATAAAG TTATTCCTTGGTGACTTTAATGAAATTCTTTGCGAAAATGATAAACTTGGGGGTAGGCAAATGAATCTTAATAGAGCATTGGATTTTAAATCTTGCTTGGATGATTGTAATTTCCTGGACCTAGGTTTCTCTGGACCTAAGTTCACTTGGTTAAATCGTAGACAAATATCTGACCTTATTTTAGAGCGCATTGATAGATGCTTTGCAAACCCTGCTTGGAGAACTCTTTACCTCGAAGCCTCAGTGACCTATTTGCCTAGGGATTTTCCTGATCATTGCCTTGTTCTCCTAGAATTAACTAGACCCCCTCCCACGGCAACTGAAAAGCCCTTTAGGTTTCACACCATGTGGATGCACCACCCAGATTTTCCTAATGTTGTAAGAAAAACTTGGGAGCCTAATCCTAACCTCCAAACAGCTGTTAAGAGCTTTGTGGACAATGCTAAACAGTGGAACAAATCGGTCTTTGGAAATATTTTTGCCCGGAAGAAAAGGGTGTTAGCTAGGCTTAATGAGGCCCAAAAAGCTCTTTCTAATGGCCCTAATTGTTTCTTGATCCATTTGGAGAGAAGCCTCATTGAAGAGTATAATTTAATAATGCAGCAAGAGGAGGAATATTGGGCCTTAAAGTATCGTCTTAATTGGGCTACTTATGATGACTCTAACACCTCCTTCTTTCATGTATCCACGTTGGTCAAGAGGCATAGGAACAAGATTAGGatgttaaaaaattttgttgggaGTGGATTACCAATGAAGAGGGGATCAAAAACTACATACTCTCGGGCTTTAAAGAGATTTTCCAAACGGAGTTTTAAACTTCCCCCTTTGATTCAGGGGTCCACTATTTTAGTTGCAGCTCCCTTACTGAGGAAGAGGGGTCCATTTTGGATGCCCCTGTCTTGGAAGAAGAAATTAGGCAAGGCCTTTGGGCTTTAA
- the LOC142641760 gene encoding nudix hydrolase 10-like → MMVSKKVCENGGEHVGLLPATNDDHGGVIVNIEEAMDAKVFVTLLRDSISAWRQQGKKGIWIKLPIGLVNLVEPTVKEGFRYHHAEPTYLMLVRWIPETTDTIPANASHRVGIGAIVLNDKRELLVVQEKSGKLKGMGVWKIPTGVVDEGENINEAAIREVKEETGIDAKFVEILAFRQAHKLFFKKSDLFFICMMQPLSSDITKQDLEIEAAQWMPFEEYAAQPVAQDHQLYKYIAELCLAKEQGDYTGLSPLSITSFFHNNLSHLYLNSRHLNQSPVSSDQS, encoded by the exons ATGATGGTTTCAAagaaagtgtgtgaaaatgGAGGTGAGCATGTTGGGTTGCTGCCGGCAACCAATGATGACCATGGAGGGGTCATTGTCAATATAGAGGAGGCCATGGATGCTAAGGTGTTTGTTACTTTGCTTAGAGATTCAATCTCCGCATGGAGGCAACAG GGCAAGAAGGGCATCTGGATTAAATTACCGATTGGACTTGTAAATCTTGTTGAACCTACAGTCAAG GAGGGATTTCGGTACCACCATGCCGAGCCAACTTACCTGATGTTGGTTCGCTGGATTCCTGAAACCACTGATACTATTCCCGCAAATGCTTCACACCGAGTAGGTATTGGTGCTATTGTCTTGAATGATAAAAGAGAG TTGCTTGTAGTTCAGGAAAAAAGTGGTAAATTGAAAGGAATGGGTGTGTGGAAAATCCCTACTGGAGTTGTTGATGAG GGTGAGAATATTAATGAGGCTGCTATAAGAGAAGTAAAAGAAGAAACAGGA ATTGATGCAAAATTTGTGGAGATACTGGCATTCAG GCAAGCACACAAGTTGTTTTTTAAGAAGTCGGATCTATTTTTCATTTGCATGATGCAACCTCTGTCCTCAGACATAACAAAGCAAGATCTTGAAATTGAGGCAGCCCAG TGGATGCCATTTGAGGAATATGCAGCTCAACCTGTTGCCCAGGATCATCAGCTTTATAAGTACATTGCTGAACTATGCTTGGCAAAGGAACAGGGTGACTACACTGGCTTATCACCGTTGTCTATAACTTCATTTTTCCACAACAATTTGAGTCATTTATATTTGAACAGCCGACATCTGAACCAGTCCCCGGTTTCTTCTGATCAATCTTAG